AGTCTGCCACTCACTCACACTTCAGCCAGTCTCTCACTCCTGTTGCCTTGTGCCTTGTCCTGGTAGCCTGAAACTTGCCGTGCTCGAGGATCAGGAGGAAGAGCGCTGGGAGGCGGAAGAGCTGCAATGGAGAATGGCCAAGAGAAAAAAGACGAGATAACGCTGCCCTTCGGGTGGTTAACGCTTTCTTTCACCCCCCCATGAATAGGGAAGCCACTGTTTTCCTTAACAcgtcttttttccttttgcttcaGTTTACGATTGGGTATcaaagaggatgaggaagacATGCGCAtggaagaagaagagaggaagaaaaagttgGCGATGAGCGCCAAACGAAAGCGAATGTGATGTAACCTATCACAATGGAAGAAAAAGGGGAACAGCTGCTTTTGCATTTTCCGTTACactatttatttctgaaaaagagGCACAGGTTTGCACTATCAGGAGTTTCTCTTTCATGATAGAGCTGCATTGAAATAaactataatatatatgtatattatagaTTCTAAAGATTCATTTTTTACCTACAAAATAAATCATGATgtaatttatgtacatttagTTGCCGTACTCCAGAGGACAGCAACTGCATCATATTTTTGTGGTACAGATTAGAAATGCGTGGCTGGTAGCCTAATTGTTCTAGTTTTATTAATGAGATTAATTTGAGTGACAAAAGATATGTTGCCATTTTGTTAACATGTATTTTTCTGGCTTAAACAGATTTGGTCTATCACTTTGTTGTCTGTCTTATGTTTTCACATGACAGTGACACTTGTGATGTGCATTTTACTGTAGTTTGCGATCACTTAGATTTAAAACATATCTTAAGATATTGCAGGTAAAGAGCATAGAACATATTCTTTTCAGAGTTCTGCTTCAGTCATGTaaacttttaatttctttgataCTGATTTAactaaatttttgttttgtgtgataaaaaaaacaaaagtactaCAATAAGGTCCTGTTAGAGCTCCATTACCTTGTTTGTATGAAGGTATTCCAattgacacccccccccccccccaattaacCATGAACCTAAAACATATGGAGTGTCACACTGGAAGAAGTTAAAATAGTTCTGTAATCAGCTGCTCTTGTGCTTATCTACAATTTAGGCATTTTAATAAGtgcaaaaatttcaaaatgttagGCTGTTTTTGCTTATTAGATAAATAGGGATGTTTGTGGTGaagacatactttttttttgggggtttGCTTGATCCTGTCTGGAATGTGGCTGATGCCTTCAAAAGCTGTGTGTGAAAGTTGCTCTTTGTTATAACTATAATTCTGATGCTGGGGAGACTGTTGTTAACCTAGATACAGAATAACAGAAAGCAACCTATCCAAGTgattggcagtttttttttctttaaagttggACTGTTTCACTGCAATACATGGGAATTTTGAAATGTAAGCATAATTCATGAATTCTATGTTTACACTGATTGAATATGAACATCAGCACATAAGGGATTACAGGCTGTAGGTACAGGAAAAGTCACAGTAAACTCACTGTATACCAGGGTCTCTACAATCTTAAGAACAGCAGCTCCTCTCAATGCTGCTatgttaatgttcatttttccagcTCATTTGTTCAAAGTGGATTTCAATGTTAATcaaccttttttgttttatgaatttatGCAGAAGGGTATTCTTacggtttagggtaagtaccttcaggGAGGGTAtggcagcaggagtgggagtGAAAGTGGATATCGTCAGATTTTAAGGTGATTATTCCAACCTGAATACTGCCTGGTATCCTTTCAAATCCTCTCCCTGTACatgctttttaattaaaacattgctgtactttttattaGTTTGACatgttatgaaaaaatgttgcaaTGGTTCTAATATTTCTTACAGAACCGGTTACAAATTAACTTGAGCTACACAACCATTTCAAGACCATTAAAGACAAGGACAGCAgattgtgtagtggttagaactgctgcctttggaccaaaaggtcacaggttctaATCTCACCTgtgggtgtagtacccttgagcaagatgtttAACCTAtaaattgttctggtaaaattacccagctgcataaatatgGTAAATAATTGGTAGgttaattataagttgctttagaaaaaagcatcaggtaaagaAGTGCAACAAGTGGTGTAGTGATTACGGGTTCTAACCTGAAGGTTTTTCTTTTCGTGACACATGATGACATGTCCACTACCGCAGAACCTGAGCAAAAGTGTACCCTAGCCCACATCCCTTTCCAAGGAGACTACAATCGTTTGCCCATTAGTACATCAGAGGAATATTTACTGGAAACTACAGCAAGCTGTGAACCTGAGCACTACGCCAATTTACCCTAATCCGCTCCAGTGAAAGAGCAGGTTACATAAACAGCTCAATGCGGAACATTGACAAATTTCCACCGCGCGAATGAAAAATCCCATTCGGCTTGCCGTACACCGCGCGGAACGTCAGCGCGCATGCGCAACACGAATACAGGAAGTTTACTCTGTTCGGTCGAGTTATTGGGGCGGCAGCTTCGGAGAGTGGAAGTATCTCCCCCTTCCACCCTGCAGAGTTTCGCTGACACGGCAGCAGTCCACGGGGGATAGAAAATGGATTTGACTTCGGAGCCAATAAAGAGAATACTTGACAAGGTGGGTAGCTTTTAAGAGAGAGATTGCCGCGGGTATTTGAGCGAATTGTTATCGAGGCACGTCATGTCGCTGGTAAAGCCAGTTCTGTCACGTTCGTTGGCAACTTCAACTTGGCTCGACTCGGATGTTTGTTTCACAGACTTACAGAAAGAGAggaatgttttgtgtttaaaaaccGGTTTCCAGTGCAGAGTAGAGTGAGCTCCTTTTTCAGCcttcgattaaaaaaaaaaaaaaaaaaaaaaaaaaaaccctgcatgATTTGTGACTTTTAACCTCTCTACAGTATATATTTGGCAACAGGACAGTTGAGCGTTGTCCTTCGACTTCATGAAGGAACCAGTTTCTCCTCCTTATCTCATATCTGTACCAGTTTTTAGCTGTTGGGACAAGTAGAAGTTGTCCCTCCTCTCGTGAGTGCGCCTTCAAACTAGTGCTGCGACTGTTTATGCTGTTTACACCACTGATCATGTGTGATCACACTCAATACactgtgtgtcccctcctcgtTCTCCCCCCCCAAGTACAAGTTCCGAGACCTGGCCATCGAGGAGCTCCAGAAACTGCACAAGAAGCACGAAGGCATGAAACCCACTGTGGAAACTTACAGTAGGTGTTGGGTTCACTTCTCcatctatctgacacttttctccaaagcctcttACTGTTGGTTTATTTACAACTGTTTGCCCattagctgggtaattttactggagcaatttagggtaagtaccttgctcgaggtggagggggattggaacctgcaaccttgagtttgggtcccaaggcagtagTTGTAACCCCTATGATACCCGCTTCTGCTTTTTAAAGTTCTTTAGGTGAGCGTGTTGTTACCGAAGCCTTTGAGGTTTAGTACTTTtctcaggggtacaacagcagggatgtgaaccagtaacctttCACTAGATATTAATCTTACCTTTTTGTTATAGTTCTTATGTAGGCAGTTGCATAATTGTTGTTCTACAGTTGGAGACTGTCATGCATAAATCAGTGCTCTTCATTCtgatgtaaaataataaataaataaaaaaattgctgttagCCATTTGCTTCAGTTAACACTTTCTGACCACTTTGAATGGTGGCAactataaaaaatttttttgcttaCCTGGTTTTAATCATTTATGTTGATCATGAGGAAATACCTTTTCAGTGATAAATGCTGTGAACTATTTGATAATCTCTTATGTGTTTTGTACAAATGTCCAGCTTTTAGTGACAGTTCCCAAAAGGACCTCCTGAAAATTATTGGGACTATTCCAGTCCGGTATCATGGTGAGTTTTACTATGCTTACTTCCCTGAAAACACAGATTCTGCCACTGTAGCGTGAATTATTTCCTTACTGATTGGTTTGACAGGAAAtgaagtgtgcaaacacacGCATCTGTCACGTAACACAGTTAATTCTTTGTGAAGTCAGCCATCATCAATAGGTGAATTTAGACCTAAGACTGCTTGCCTTATTGCCCTTTAGAATAAaataactggggaaaaaaagactttctgGGAACCTTCCTAGTACTGAAATGTCACAGCTGTGGATATTTTATCATGAAGGCTTTTTGTCGTCACTGTGCCAGGGAATGGTGACCCTTTTCTGCTGGAGTACAAACTTTCTCTCATCCCTTGTGTTTCCTCATACTTCAGGGCGCTCCTACAACCTTCCCATCCTCATGTGGCTGCTGGACTCATTCCCCTTCACTCCCCCCATTTGTCTCCTGCGACCCACCCTCAACATGGTGATCCGGGAGGGAAGGCACGTGAATACGAAGGGGAGGATTCACCTGCCCGCCCTCCATAATTGGGACTATGTGAGTGCTATCTGCAGGGGTGGGGGAGTCGAGGTACTTCCTTTGGACCATTGAAGAACAGCTGAGTGGCTGAAATGTCATTGCAACAAATGGACCTCTGCAGCAAGTTGTGCTGCTCTTCCCGGTGACGACTGTAGCTACTCAAACCAAGTCCTTGTCTCTGGTATCACAGCCAAAGTCCTCTGTGAACAGCCTTCTCATGGAGATGATTGAGAGGTTTGAGGAGGACCCTCCTCTCATGTCAAAACCCCAGGCCACCGGCAAGGACCCCTCCGAGCTCTTAGCTCTTGCATCCAATCTTCAGATCGCTGAAGGTGAGATGAGCTTTTTCATggcttttgttttctccatcCTCATGGTCAGTGGAGCAGATGTGCATTGGTTCCTGTCCTGTGTAGACAGTATTACACTCTCTCCTTGGttatttactcatgtatttGAAGCTGTAAGGCAGATGAATTCTGATGTCTTGTTAAAGATTTTACTTTAACACACTGGGTTCAAAGCTTAGTTGCAGTTGTGATTGGATGTCTGTAAATCAAACCACTGCTTTACAGTCAGACTTCTATTCAATTTACCAACCCCTGATCCTCTGCAAGATTGTCACGTTCCACAGATTATTTTGGAAACGGGAAATGAGGCAGGGAGCAGTGGTcagaatgccagtctgttgcaggactTATTTTTGATTAGCTTGAAACATGTGCAGCATTCACCAGCATCTGACCACTTGGCTTCATTATCTACGCAGCCAATAAAAGTGTAGTAATAGATCTTCCTTGATGTGTTCGTGgcgtaggttctgtaaaagtctgatATAGCTATAATAGATGAAAAATGTGCTGTGACTTCATGTTTTAATAACTCATTTACTCACTCTTTATAACTGCTCGTCCAAGTCAGGGTAGCAGCAGTCTGGACCCTATCCCGAAAGCACAGGGGACAAGGCAAAGTAGGGTATGctgactgatttatcccataaacatgctCATTGTTGTACTGATCATCAACACCATctatgagctgtaaacactgtgaaagtgatTGGAATTCAGGgggtcccacactcctgttatgtctgggtgcattttactgctgaCTGATGACCGGACTTGGAAATGCAGGTGATGTTTGGTGTGCAACAAATTTTTGAAAGTGAACAAGTGAGGAAAATAAAAGGGAATATGGTATCTTCAACCAGGTGTAACTCGCGCCTTCATAACATGACTCGAGATGGTTATGGGAAATAAATCAGTACTTTTTCAGGCTCAATTTGGTAACTTGTCTAATCATCAGAATGAACTCATGTGACTTCTACTGGAAGGTGGGTGCACTTTAGGTTCAGGGATGATCAGCATTAGCCTGTGAGTGAGTCTGGAAAGAACCAGAACTCTGATTTGGAAGAGAATTAGCCTGTCCAGTGAACGAGACACACTGTCTTCAGCTGAAGGCTACCGCTCTTTGCCAGGTGTCATCCACCCAGAACGCCAGCTCAACAAGGTAACCGTTGTAGGAGGGGGAGACCTGGGGATCGCCTCCGTGTTAAGCATTTTGGCCAAGGTAATTCTTTCCTGCACCTTTCGCCAAAGCATCCCTGAACACATTACCATGTTCCAGTACCTGCTTCGTTACTCCATTTGTTTTTGCCGATCTGACATTTTTGCTATAAAAGACAGACCAAAGTCACTCTGGTTCCTAAGATTTTGTTTCCCCTGTCCTGAAATCTAAGGGCAAAGTGGACAAACTGGTAGTTATTGACCTCACAGATGGTTCCAGTAAAGGTGGCACCATGGACCTGGAGATGTTCCATTTGGCCAATGTTGAGGTCTCCAAAGGTACACACGGCGCCAGGAGCACACATTCCACAACCTTGAGTGCTGGTGTGCAAGCGTCTCGGGAGTCCAGGGACTAAAGTCCAAATGaggtatttaatgttttctggtCACCAGACCTGGCAGCGTCTGCGGGCTCCAGGGTCGTGGTGGTGACGGCAAATGCCTGGAGCAACGAGCAGTCGTACGTCAGCGTGGTCCAGACCAACGTGGATATGTACCGGGGCATCATCCCCAGCCTGGCCCATCTGAGCCCCGGCGCAGTCC
Above is a genomic segment from Scleropages formosus chromosome 5, fSclFor1.1, whole genome shotgun sequence containing:
- the uevld gene encoding ubiquitin-conjugating enzyme E2 variant 3 — its product is MDLTSEPIKRILDKYKFRDLAIEELQKLHKKHEGMKPTVETYTFSDSSQKDLLKIIGTIPVRYHGRSYNLPILMWLLDSFPFTPPICLLRPTLNMVIREGRHVNTKGRIHLPALHNWDYPKSSVNSLLMEMIERFEEDPPLMSKPQATGKDPSELLALASNLQIAEGVIHPERQLNKVTVVGGGDLGIASVLSILAKGKVDKLVVIDLTDGSSKGGTMDLEMFHLANVEVSKDLAASAGSRVVVVTANAWSNEQSYVSVVQTNVDMYRGIIPSLAHLSPGAVLLIASQPVDIMTHVAWRQSGLPPSQVIGAGCNLDSERLNYILNVSLIAQSTGRQAFVIGESSDKKVAVWSNLGTDSNSGFHGSNSTKPLMDRAFDMLKEKGQRSWSVSLSIADITHSILEDKGKTHCVSTLAQGWGGIGTEVFLSLPCVMGAAGSTRLACVALGPDEDFNLRASAVSLSNFLLQLRI